One region of Manduca sexta isolate Smith_Timp_Sample1 chromosome 25, JHU_Msex_v1.0, whole genome shotgun sequence genomic DNA includes:
- the LOC115440762 gene encoding lysosomal Pro-X carboxypeptidase-like, whose protein sequence is MQADLCSDCGTDNSQYGGTSHSSLSSPSRAPNTKWCTVPLDHFGFATNTTFKIKYLECDDYWDMGGGPIFFYTGNELLTHAAWSYVACANTSQWLRQSWNLCGPTNSPIDVEFLVQFLKSMYVRTAMVNYPYASDYVMPLPAEPVEIICQYLNESLTDKKLLEAIGKVILVFVNNQKECLNYTEGASYRFEHIIGWSFQACTEIITPMCATGVTDMFEPSPWSFAEHVELCHNMYDVYPRHDMARIEYGGARLEAASNIVFSNGLRDPWAAGGILKDINDSVKAVVLDDAAHHLDLMASNPADPPSVKMARHVHKDNIRKWINEFNNNCDNEREAL, encoded by the exons ATGCAG GCTGATTTGTGTTCCGACTGTGGTACCGACAACTCACAATATGGCGGTACATCGCACTCCTCACTCTCCTCGCCCTCGCGCGCTCCGAACACGAAGTGGTGCACGGTGCCCTTAGATCACTTCGGATTCGCGACAAACACCACGTTCAAGATCAAATATTTGGAATGTGACGACTACTGGGACATGGGCGGCGGGCCCATATTCTTCTACACCGGGAATGAG cTCCTCACTCATGCTGCCTG GAGCTACGTAGCGTGTGCAAATACTTCCCAATGGCTACGTCAGAGCTGGAATCTTTGTGGTCCAACTAATTCTCCTATAGATGTCGAATTTCTGGTGCAGTTCCTAAAGTCCATGTACGTGAGAACGGCGATGGTGAATTATCCCTACGCTTCAGATTATGTGATGCCATTGCCCGCGGAACCTGTGGAAATCATTTGCCAGTATTTAAACGAGAGTTTGACGGACAAAAAGCTTTTGGAA gcGATAGGAAAAGTTATTTTGGTGTTCGTAAACAATCAAAAGGAATGTTTAAATTACACAGAAGGTGCCAGTTATAGATTTGAACACATTATTGGTTGGAGTTTTCAG GCTTGCACAGAGATAATAACACCCATGTGTGCTACAGGAGTGACAGATATGTTCGAACCATCTCCGTGGAGCTTCGCTGAGCACGTCGAGTTGTGTCACAATATGTATGATGTGTACCCTCGGCATGACATGGCTAGGATAGAATACGGAGGCGCCAGGCTGGAAGCTGCTTCCAATATCGTATTTAGTAATGGTCTTCGAGACCCTTGGGCGGCTG GGGGAATCTTGAAGGACATAAACGACTCAGTCAAGGCAGTTGTTCTCGACGATGCTGCTCATCATCTGGACCTCATGGCTAGTAACCCCGCTGACCCTCCTTCCGTGAAGATGGCCAGGCATGTCCACAAAGATAACATTCGCAAATGGATCAATGAGTTCAATAACAATTGTGACAATGAACGTGAAGCGTTGTAG